Proteins co-encoded in one uncultured Draconibacterium sp. genomic window:
- a CDS encoding family 20 glycosylhydrolase, translating to MKRLTISLVAMLISLGIFAQTADIIPKPVSVVKKEGVFKITNNTKVLFNISNQTEEEFASLAKDILKNATGNTPEFVAPTAQKRGNILIQLNNPLDTKIGNEGYTLSIQKDRVFLNANTTAGLFYGMQSIWQLLTANDGTTLPCMNITDYPRFGWRGLHLDVSRHFMPVEFIYKYIDYIALHKMNVFHWHLVDDQGWRIEIKKYPKLTEVGAWRADREELDWNSRKEPVKENEPKYGGFYSQEDVKAIVEYARKKHVAVIPEIEMPAHVMSALAAYPEFSCTGEYKPVPPGGVWPITHIFCAGKEETFNFLEDVLTEVMELFPSTYIHIGGDEATKTEWEKCELCQKRMADEGLKDEHELQAYFIKRIEKFLNKNGRHLIGWDEILEGGVDPTATIMSWRGADPGIRAAKAGHDVVMSPTSYCYFDYYQGDPSLEPKAFGGNITLKKVYNFEPVPAELNTEEAKHIIGAQANIWTEYMPNGRHVEYMIMPRMSALSEVLWSPKDAKDWGDFSKRMESQYKRFDKLGINYATSAFQVSAKPELDPAHKAIKVSLSTDAWEPDIYYTTDGSVPTEKSNKYTQPFTISKSGTVKAVVIQDGKQKSQPLATDFIIHKAIACKVDQKYPNSKNYESTGEYALVDGIKGSKDHHDGKWKGFKGKDLVATIDLGQSQSFSKVSTGVLQDNGAWIFYPTHVTVEVSEDGQNFKKLGTVKNKVSAKDGERQIQDLVLNKKGKGRYVRVTAAHLTSCPKGHAGAGQPGWLFVDEIIVE from the coding sequence ATGAAGCGACTAACAATTTCTCTTGTAGCAATGCTAATCAGTCTGGGGATTTTTGCCCAAACTGCCGACATCATACCCAAACCCGTCTCGGTGGTAAAAAAAGAGGGTGTGTTCAAAATAACCAACAACACCAAAGTTCTTTTTAATATCTCGAACCAAACTGAAGAGGAGTTTGCCAGTCTGGCAAAGGATATTTTAAAAAATGCAACCGGTAACACACCCGAGTTTGTTGCTCCAACAGCACAAAAAAGAGGTAACATTCTTATCCAACTCAATAATCCACTCGATACAAAAATCGGCAACGAAGGCTATACACTTTCCATTCAAAAAGACCGTGTATTTTTGAATGCCAACACAACTGCCGGTTTATTTTATGGCATGCAAAGCATTTGGCAGCTGTTAACCGCAAACGACGGAACTACCCTGCCCTGTATGAATATTACCGATTACCCGCGGTTTGGCTGGCGAGGTTTACATCTCGATGTGTCGCGGCACTTTATGCCCGTTGAGTTTATCTACAAATACATCGACTACATTGCTCTACACAAAATGAATGTTTTCCACTGGCATTTGGTAGATGATCAGGGCTGGCGAATTGAAATAAAAAAATACCCAAAACTAACAGAAGTTGGTGCCTGGCGTGCCGACCGCGAAGAACTGGACTGGAATTCGAGAAAAGAACCAGTTAAAGAAAACGAACCCAAATATGGTGGTTTTTATTCACAGGAGGATGTTAAGGCCATTGTTGAATACGCCAGAAAAAAACATGTAGCGGTAATTCCTGAGATTGAAATGCCCGCACACGTTATGTCGGCATTGGCTGCCTATCCTGAATTTTCGTGTACAGGAGAATACAAACCGGTTCCTCCGGGCGGCGTTTGGCCAATCACGCATATTTTCTGTGCTGGAAAAGAAGAAACGTTTAATTTTCTGGAAGATGTACTAACTGAAGTAATGGAGCTTTTCCCGTCAACCTATATTCATATTGGTGGCGATGAAGCCACAAAAACAGAATGGGAAAAATGTGAGCTCTGCCAAAAAAGAATGGCCGACGAAGGCTTAAAAGATGAGCATGAATTGCAAGCCTATTTTATTAAACGAATCGAGAAATTTCTGAATAAAAATGGCCGCCATTTGATTGGCTGGGACGAAATTTTGGAAGGAGGAGTAGATCCAACAGCAACAATTATGTCGTGGCGTGGTGCCGATCCGGGAATTCGGGCTGCAAAAGCCGGTCACGATGTGGTAATGTCGCCAACTTCGTACTGCTACTTCGATTATTATCAGGGCGACCCTTCACTGGAGCCAAAAGCTTTTGGTGGAAATATCACTTTGAAAAAAGTGTACAATTTCGAACCTGTCCCTGCTGAATTGAATACTGAAGAAGCCAAACATATTATTGGTGCGCAGGCCAACATTTGGACCGAATACATGCCCAACGGCCGTCATGTAGAGTACATGATCATGCCACGAATGAGTGCACTTTCGGAAGTATTGTGGTCGCCTAAAGATGCGAAAGACTGGGGCGATTTCTCAAAAAGAATGGAAAGCCAGTACAAACGTTTCGATAAGCTGGGAATTAATTATGCAACCAGCGCTTTCCAGGTTTCGGCAAAACCGGAACTCGATCCGGCACACAAGGCTATAAAAGTTTCGCTGAGTACTGACGCCTGGGAGCCGGATATTTATTACACTACCGACGGATCGGTGCCAACCGAAAAATCAAATAAATATACACAGCCATTTACCATCAGTAAATCGGGAACCGTAAAAGCAGTGGTAATTCAGGATGGAAAACAAAAATCGCAGCCACTGGCCACTGATTTTATCATTCACAAAGCCATTGCCTGCAAAGTGGATCAGAAATATCCGAACAGCAAAAATTACGAATCGACCGGAGAATATGCCTTGGTTGATGGAATAAAAGGTTCTAAAGATCACCACGATGGAAAATGGAAAGGATTTAAAGGCAAAGACCTGGTTGCAACAATAGATCTGGGGCAATCGCAGTCGTTTTCAAAGGTAAGTACCGGAGTACTTCAGGATAATGGCGCATGGATCTTTTATCCAACACATGTTACAGTTGAAGTTTCAGAAGACGGACAAAACTTCAAAAAGCTGGGGACTGTTAAAAATAAAGTGAGCGCGAAGGACGGAGAGCGCCAAATTCAAGACCTGGTGCTAAATAAAAAAGGAAAGGGACGTTATGTTCGTGTAACGGCTGCACATTTAACAAGTTGTCCGAAAGGGCATGCCGGTGCAGGCCAACCCGGCTGGTTATTTGTTGATGAAATTATTGTAGAATAA
- a CDS encoding class I SAM-dependent methyltransferase, translating to MYEPGTAVMWTDRHISKQLLLVHLNENVDLASRKPETIKSTVDWILEKSGKEKLNILDLGCGPGLYSTILAEKGHAVTGVDFSKNSIDYAKKQAKKDGLEISYLQANYLELKLPEQSFDLVLLIYTDLGVLLPEDRIKLLGFIHSVLKPEGTFVFDVLNDRELPNKVVSKNWEVAETGFWKPEPYLALSESFLYEQERVILYQHQVMDEDEKVDVYRFWTHFFAHSDLKKLMAENEWQNVEFYEDVLPNGDLFSGEHVTFTFARKKK from the coding sequence TTGTACGAACCGGGAACCGCAGTTATGTGGACCGATAGACACATTTCGAAACAACTTTTGCTAGTGCATCTGAACGAGAATGTTGACCTTGCAAGTCGCAAACCGGAGACCATAAAAAGTACGGTAGACTGGATTCTGGAAAAGTCTGGAAAAGAAAAACTGAATATTCTTGACTTAGGTTGTGGCCCTGGTTTGTACTCCACAATACTGGCAGAAAAAGGCCATGCTGTTACTGGCGTTGATTTCTCGAAAAATTCAATCGATTACGCAAAGAAGCAGGCAAAAAAGGATGGACTTGAAATTAGCTATCTGCAGGCAAATTACCTCGAACTGAAATTGCCGGAGCAAAGCTTTGATCTGGTTCTGCTGATTTATACTGATCTGGGCGTTTTGTTGCCTGAAGACAGAATAAAGTTGCTTGGTTTTATTCATAGTGTTCTAAAACCTGAAGGCACTTTTGTTTTCGATGTATTGAATGACAGGGAACTGCCGAATAAAGTAGTTTCTAAAAACTGGGAAGTTGCTGAAACAGGTTTTTGGAAACCGGAGCCTTACCTCGCTCTATCTGAGTCATTCTTGTATGAGCAGGAAAGAGTAATTCTTTATCAGCATCAGGTTATGGATGAAGATGAAAAAGTGGATGTTTATCGTTTTTGGACACACTTTTTTGCGCATTCCGATTTAAAAAAGCTAATGGCTGAAAACGAATGGCAAAATGTTGAATTTTACGAAGATGTTTTGCCGAATGGAGACTTGTTTAGCGGAGAGCATGTAACGTTTACATTTGCCCGTAAAAAGAAATAG
- a CDS encoding RNase H family protein codes for MDKLYLFTDGSVHVQSKVGYGACLVLDENEMDAENLKQRIQIKRFENTSSTRLELQTLLWALSALQPGGKQLIVFTDSQNIAELADRRSRLVVNNFCSKGGKLLKNADLYKQFYELFDSLNCKIIKVKGHQPTRVKDQIERIFSLVDKASRSTLRSEN; via the coding sequence ATGGATAAGTTGTATTTATTTACCGATGGAAGTGTGCATGTTCAATCAAAAGTTGGATATGGTGCATGCTTGGTTCTGGATGAAAACGAAATGGATGCCGAAAATTTAAAGCAGCGTATTCAAATTAAACGTTTTGAGAATACTTCATCTACCAGGCTCGAACTACAAACTTTACTTTGGGCTTTATCTGCGTTGCAACCGGGCGGTAAACAATTAATTGTTTTTACTGATTCGCAGAATATCGCTGAGCTTGCAGATCGCCGTTCGCGATTGGTGGTAAATAATTTTTGCTCGAAAGGAGGGAAGCTGCTTAAAAACGCCGACTTGTATAAGCAGTTTTACGAATTGTTTGATTCCCTGAATTGTAAAATTATAAAAGTGAAGGGGCATCAACCAACGCGTGTAAAAGACCAAATAGAACGAATTTTTAGTTTGGTTGATAAAGCTTCAAGAAGCACATTGCGGAGTGAAAATTAG
- a CDS encoding glycoside hydrolase family 2 TIM barrel-domain containing protein, producing MFKNLCLLFLVVLMYSSVFSQDVKEWEDPTVFNINRSDPHASFFPFESERLAWSNNKNESAYFKSLNGIWKFNIATNPESRPVDFYKTNYDVSSWADIKVPANWERQGFDTAIYVNTTYPFWMIVNEKPNPPHIPSGYNPVGSYRRNFTIPEDWDGRQISIHFGAVKSAFYIWVNGKKVGYSEGSKTPAEFDLTEFVNTGENTLALEVYRWSTGSYLECQDFWRISGIERDVYLQATPKVHVRDFFVHAGLDENYKDGIFSLEVEVENYTGVNAGDYTVAASVLTLDKNQKVLDLSETSTVGENTAMFQFRANVDNPKKWSAEQPNLYKLLIVFRDADGNTVESLSQNIGFRTAEIKNGQFMVNGKAIYVKGVNRHEHDPDEGHVVSREMMLKDIQLMKEFNINTVRTCHYPNDPEFYELCDLYGLYVIDEANIESHGMGYGEASLAKHAEWGPMHLDRTRRMVERDKNHACIVTWSLGNEAGDGINFVADYKWIKERDNSRPVQYERAGLTDHTDIFCPMYMSVEGIINYAKENPDRPLIQCEYAHAMGNSCGGLQDYWDAIEMYPALQGGCIWDWVDQGLREVDENGRMYYAYGGDYGTNKPSDNSFCMNGLVNPDRLPNPQLWETKKVYQNIAIKADDLTAGKFTISNKYFFTNLNEFSLLWTVKSAEGIVAQGRISDLNVEPLGEKRFSISLPELPELKAGQSYVLKFSLVTKKREGLVKAGHEQAWEEFLLPIKSDAYVYVENKGEISVQQNEEEYVVLGEDYQLKIGAESGIISSYIFNGKEMMKQGPRLNFFRPPTENDIRDRNGYRIWERAGLDRLEQTAQKPELKNQADGSLVLIFPVTLKSASSEFSAVMQYHIFGDGTFNISSEVNLPSSIAAVAKVGLQMKMKRSYNEVSWYGLGGVSTYPDRKSGGKFDFYSTTAEELYDHNIVIPQDNCNQSGVRWASVSNVEGIGFLMSGKKEMNFSAYPYDDAEITKARHLNELDEADFVTVNFDALVTGLGTATCGPGILPQYVATSGIYRFDVTYCPVQFQQKSIFEYASEKYPVAELLLAQVPVLEQNSNGEISVSSSENADLFYSVNDEKFKAYKKPFELKKGGKVAVYAKLKGKMNSNYVIRYFEMSKKKWTATADCSYEGNEPEMAIDNNPETIWHSDWTDEKLVQPHYLQVDLGELLELRGFSYLPRQDSWNGRIATYNFEVSADGKNWETAVENGRFAYSDDRQEKMFDKTYKARYIRITTLREMRRNFYSSIAELGVIL from the coding sequence ATGTTTAAAAATTTATGTTTACTATTTTTAGTAGTACTAATGTACTCGTCCGTTTTTTCTCAGGATGTAAAAGAATGGGAAGATCCGACTGTTTTTAATATTAATCGTAGTGATCCGCATGCCAGTTTTTTTCCTTTTGAAAGTGAACGATTGGCATGGAGCAATAATAAGAATGAGTCGGCGTATTTTAAGTCGTTAAATGGTATTTGGAAATTTAATATTGCCACAAATCCTGAAAGCCGCCCTGTTGATTTTTACAAAACCAATTATGATGTAAGCAGTTGGGCCGATATAAAAGTACCGGCGAACTGGGAACGTCAGGGATTTGATACCGCTATTTATGTAAATACAACATATCCTTTCTGGATGATTGTAAACGAGAAGCCAAACCCACCTCATATTCCATCCGGTTATAATCCCGTAGGAAGTTACCGACGTAATTTTACAATTCCTGAAGACTGGGATGGTCGTCAGATCTCCATACACTTTGGAGCTGTTAAATCGGCTTTTTATATATGGGTAAATGGCAAAAAAGTGGGATATAGCGAAGGATCAAAAACTCCTGCAGAATTCGATTTGACAGAATTTGTAAATACCGGAGAAAATACATTGGCGTTGGAAGTGTATCGCTGGAGCACAGGAAGTTATCTTGAGTGCCAGGATTTTTGGAGAATAAGTGGTATTGAGCGCGATGTTTATTTGCAGGCCACTCCAAAAGTTCATGTACGCGACTTTTTTGTTCATGCCGGCTTAGACGAAAATTATAAGGACGGGATTTTTTCGCTGGAAGTAGAAGTGGAAAACTACACCGGAGTCAATGCTGGAGATTATACGGTTGCGGCAAGTGTTTTAACCCTCGATAAAAATCAAAAAGTACTTGACTTATCAGAAACTTCAACCGTTGGAGAAAATACTGCAATGTTTCAGTTTCGTGCCAATGTTGATAATCCAAAAAAATGGTCGGCCGAGCAACCCAATCTGTATAAACTGCTGATTGTTTTTAGAGATGCTGACGGAAATACTGTTGAATCACTTTCGCAAAATATCGGATTTCGCACTGCAGAAATCAAAAACGGCCAGTTTATGGTGAACGGCAAAGCGATTTATGTAAAAGGAGTTAACCGTCATGAACATGACCCGGACGAAGGTCATGTGGTTAGCCGCGAAATGATGTTAAAAGATATTCAGCTAATGAAAGAGTTTAACATCAACACGGTGCGCACATGTCATTACCCCAACGATCCTGAATTTTATGAGCTGTGTGATTTGTATGGATTGTATGTAATAGACGAAGCTAATATTGAATCGCACGGAATGGGGTATGGCGAAGCCAGTTTGGCTAAACACGCAGAGTGGGGACCAATGCATTTGGATCGTACACGCCGAATGGTGGAACGCGATAAAAACCATGCTTGTATTGTTACCTGGTCGTTAGGAAACGAAGCCGGTGATGGAATTAACTTTGTAGCCGATTACAAGTGGATTAAGGAACGCGATAATAGTCGCCCCGTACAGTACGAACGTGCCGGTTTGACTGATCATACCGATATTTTCTGCCCGATGTATATGAGCGTTGAAGGAATTATCAATTATGCAAAAGAAAATCCTGATCGTCCGTTAATCCAATGTGAATATGCACATGCCATGGGAAATAGCTGTGGTGGTTTGCAGGATTACTGGGACGCCATTGAAATGTACCCGGCTTTGCAGGGCGGTTGCATTTGGGACTGGGTAGACCAGGGATTGCGCGAAGTTGATGAAAACGGAAGAATGTATTACGCTTATGGCGGTGATTACGGAACCAATAAACCCAGCGACAATAGTTTTTGTATGAACGGTTTGGTAAATCCTGATCGTCTGCCAAATCCGCAGCTGTGGGAAACAAAAAAGGTTTATCAGAATATTGCAATAAAAGCCGATGATTTAACTGCCGGAAAATTTACCATCAGTAACAAGTACTTTTTTACAAATTTGAACGAATTTAGTTTGTTGTGGACGGTTAAAAGTGCGGAAGGAATTGTGGCTCAGGGAAGGATTTCTGATTTAAATGTTGAGCCGCTGGGAGAAAAACGGTTTAGCATTTCGTTACCCGAATTACCAGAACTCAAAGCGGGACAAAGTTATGTGCTGAAATTTTCTTTAGTTACCAAAAAACGAGAGGGATTGGTAAAAGCCGGACACGAACAAGCCTGGGAAGAATTTTTGTTACCGATAAAATCAGATGCTTATGTTTATGTTGAGAATAAAGGTGAAATTTCAGTCCAGCAAAACGAAGAGGAATATGTTGTTTTGGGAGAAGACTATCAACTGAAAATCGGTGCTGAATCAGGTATTATATCATCGTACATTTTCAACGGTAAAGAAATGATGAAACAGGGGCCACGATTAAACTTCTTCCGCCCGCCAACAGAAAACGATATTCGCGACCGCAATGGTTACCGAATTTGGGAAAGAGCCGGATTGGATCGATTGGAGCAAACAGCTCAAAAACCTGAGCTAAAAAATCAGGCCGATGGTAGTCTTGTACTGATTTTTCCTGTTACCTTAAAAAGTGCTTCTTCTGAGTTCTCAGCCGTTATGCAGTACCATATTTTTGGCGATGGAACATTTAATATCTCCAGCGAAGTTAATTTACCTTCTTCTATAGCCGCAGTTGCAAAAGTTGGTTTGCAAATGAAAATGAAACGTTCGTATAACGAAGTTAGCTGGTATGGTTTGGGAGGTGTTTCAACATATCCCGACCGCAAAAGTGGTGGTAAATTCGATTTTTATTCAACTACTGCAGAGGAGTTATACGACCATAACATTGTTATTCCGCAAGATAATTGCAATCAATCGGGTGTACGATGGGCTTCGGTTTCTAATGTCGAAGGAATCGGATTTTTAATGAGTGGTAAAAAAGAAATGAATTTCAGTGCTTATCCGTATGACGATGCCGAAATAACAAAAGCACGTCACCTAAACGAGTTGGATGAAGCCGATTTTGTGACCGTTAATTTCGATGCCTTGGTTACCGGTTTAGGAACTGCTACATGTGGCCCCGGGATTTTACCTCAGTATGTCGCAACAAGTGGCATTTATCGTTTCGATGTTACTTATTGTCCGGTGCAGTTTCAGCAAAAAAGTATATTTGAATATGCCAGTGAAAAATACCCGGTAGCTGAACTTTTATTGGCGCAGGTTCCGGTTCTGGAGCAAAATAGTAATGGGGAAATTTCAGTAAGTAGTTCAGAAAATGCTGATCTTTTTTATTCGGTAAATGATGAGAAATTTAAAGCTTATAAAAAACCATTCGAACTGAAAAAAGGCGGAAAAGTAGCTGTGTATGCCAAACTTAAAGGGAAAATGAACAGCAACTATGTGATTCGGTATTTTGAAATGAGTAAAAAGAAGTGGACTGCCACAGCCGATTGCAGTTACGAAGGAAACGAGCCGGAAATGGCTATTGATAACAATCCTGAAACGATATGGCACTCCGATTGGACCGATGAAAAATTGGTGCAGCCGCACTATTTGCAAGTGGATTTGGGAGAGTTGCTGGAGTTGAGAGGGTTTAGTTATTTGCCGCGACAAGATTCATGGAATGGCCGCATTGCAACTTATAATTTTGAGGTAAGCGCCGATGGCAAAAACTGGGAAACAGCAGTTGAAAATGGTCGTTTTGCTTATTCCGACGATCGTCAGGAGAAAATGTTTGATAAAACATATAAGGCACGTTATATCCGAATTACAACCTTGCGCGAGATGCGTCGTAATTTTTATAGCTCAATTGCTGAACTTGGTGTGATTTTATAG
- a CDS encoding thiamine pyrophosphate-dependent enzyme: MYLEKEKPATKNQISAKEALQDYYIASLSRQLSIMGRREVHNGRAHFGIFGDGKEIAQIAYAKNFKKGDWRSGYYRDQTFMLALGLLEPEEFFAMIYGDTDDEINPSTGGRNFNNHFSTRNISNSGEIKNLADQYNSASDISSTGGQMPRLLGLAQASKMVREHRELKKHLNNNVTGNEVAFGSIGDASTSEGIFFETINAAGVLQVPMAVAIYDDGFGISVPIELQTTKSSISEALKGFAKEKGSNGVDIYKCKGWSYPELVKTFKEGIDNCRENQTPVVFHINEVTQPQGHSTSGSHERYKTKERLAWEKEYDGVNQMRKWLLESGIADEEMLSEIEKSAQKRAKEARKKAWTNYTEGYQKERTELISILKDIDERSDLQSLRRFEKVTDKIFPTRRSHVSFAKRLKLELHTMPELEKERETLKDWISRFEERSAGFYNRELYRTGLDATLNVKEVAVEYDENSTDVNGSVVVNKNFDALFSKYPNLVTFGEDTGKLGDVNQGMKGMQEKYGKVRVDDTGIREATIIGQGIGLAMRGFRPIAEIQYLDYLIYAQSQLSDDLATLQYRTKGRQAAPLIVRTRGHQLQGIWHAGSPMQMLLGSLRGIYLCVPRNLTQAAGFYNTLFEGNDPALVIEPLKGYNVKEKLPANHGEYKVPLGVPEIMQEGTDVTIVTYAWNVHHAVKAAKLLQDFKGISIEVIDVQTLMPFDVNHIILESIKKTGKVIFMDEDVPGGGTAYMMQKVIEEQKAFDYLDTAPRTLSAQEHRPAYGIDGEYFSKPNVELLFKNVYEMMREVEPDRFPEL; encoded by the coding sequence ATGTATTTAGAGAAAGAAAAACCGGCAACAAAGAATCAGATATCTGCAAAAGAAGCGCTTCAGGATTATTACATTGCGAGCCTAAGCCGCCAGCTAAGTATAATGGGGCGTCGTGAGGTACATAACGGCCGCGCACATTTTGGTATTTTTGGTGATGGAAAAGAAATTGCCCAGATTGCTTATGCTAAGAATTTCAAAAAAGGCGACTGGCGTTCGGGGTACTACCGCGATCAGACCTTTATGCTGGCACTTGGGTTACTGGAACCGGAAGAATTTTTTGCCATGATTTACGGCGATACCGACGATGAGATTAATCCATCCACCGGAGGACGAAATTTCAATAATCATTTTAGCACAAGAAATATTAGCAATTCGGGAGAAATAAAGAATCTTGCTGATCAGTACAATTCAGCATCCGACATTTCATCAACCGGAGGACAAATGCCGCGTTTACTGGGGCTGGCCCAAGCTAGTAAAATGGTTCGTGAACACCGTGAATTAAAAAAGCATCTGAATAACAATGTTACCGGAAACGAAGTAGCATTTGGCAGTATTGGAGATGCCAGCACAAGCGAAGGAATTTTCTTTGAAACGATAAATGCAGCCGGTGTTTTGCAGGTACCAATGGCCGTTGCAATTTACGATGATGGTTTTGGAATTAGTGTACCCATTGAGTTGCAAACCACCAAATCAAGCATTTCGGAAGCACTTAAAGGCTTTGCCAAAGAAAAAGGCAGCAACGGCGTTGACATTTATAAATGTAAGGGATGGAGTTACCCGGAATTGGTAAAAACATTTAAAGAAGGAATTGATAATTGCCGGGAAAATCAAACCCCGGTGGTTTTTCACATCAATGAAGTTACCCAGCCGCAGGGGCACTCCACTTCGGGCTCTCACGAGCGATATAAAACAAAAGAACGTTTGGCTTGGGAGAAAGAATACGATGGCGTTAATCAGATGCGCAAGTGGTTGCTCGAATCAGGAATCGCCGACGAAGAGATGTTAAGCGAAATTGAAAAATCGGCACAAAAACGAGCAAAAGAAGCCCGCAAAAAAGCCTGGACAAATTATACTGAAGGCTACCAAAAAGAACGAACAGAATTGATTTCGATTCTGAAAGATATTGACGAACGAAGCGACTTACAAAGTTTACGTCGTTTTGAAAAAGTAACCGATAAGATTTTCCCAACGCGGCGATCACATGTTAGTTTTGCCAAAAGGTTAAAACTTGAGCTTCATACCATGCCTGAGCTTGAAAAAGAGCGTGAAACGCTTAAAGACTGGATTAGTCGTTTTGAAGAACGTAGCGCCGGATTTTACAACCGAGAATTATACAGAACCGGACTAGACGCTACGCTGAATGTAAAAGAAGTGGCAGTAGAATACGACGAAAATTCTACCGACGTAAATGGATCCGTGGTTGTAAATAAAAACTTTGATGCCCTGTTTAGCAAATATCCCAACCTTGTAACTTTTGGTGAAGACACAGGAAAACTGGGCGATGTAAATCAGGGAATGAAAGGCATGCAGGAGAAATACGGTAAAGTTCGTGTTGACGATACCGGTATTCGCGAGGCAACCATTATTGGACAGGGAATTGGTTTAGCGATGCGTGGTTTTCGCCCCATTGCAGAAATTCAGTACCTCGACTACCTGATTTATGCACAGTCGCAGTTAAGCGATGATTTGGCCACGTTGCAATACCGTACCAAAGGCCGACAGGCTGCTCCGCTAATTGTACGTACGCGTGGCCATCAGTTACAAGGAATCTGGCACGCTGGTTCGCCGATGCAAATGCTTTTGGGATCGCTACGTGGAATATACTTATGCGTACCACGTAACCTGACACAAGCTGCAGGATTCTATAATACTTTATTCGAAGGTAACGATCCTGCACTGGTTATTGAACCGTTGAAAGGTTATAACGTAAAAGAAAAACTACCGGCTAACCATGGCGAATACAAAGTTCCACTTGGCGTTCCTGAAATTATGCAGGAAGGAACCGATGTTACCATTGTAACTTATGCCTGGAACGTGCATCATGCAGTAAAAGCAGCAAAACTTCTGCAGGACTTTAAAGGTATTTCCATTGAGGTGATCGATGTGCAGACTTTAATGCCTTTTGATGTAAATCACATCATTTTGGAATCCATCAAAAAAACTGGTAAAGTAATTTTTATGGACGAAGATGTGCCTGGCGGAGGCACTGCTTATATGATGCAAAAAGTTATTGAAGAGCAAAAAGCATTTGATTATTTAGACACGGCTCCTCGAACACTTTCGGCTCAGGAACACCGCCCCGCCTATGGTATCGACGGCGAATATTTCTCTAAACCAAACGTAGAATTGCTTTTCAAAAATGTTTACGAAATGATGCGGGAAGTAGAGCCTGATCGTTTTCCAGAGTTATAA